In one Catenovulum adriaticum genomic region, the following are encoded:
- the nagB-II gene encoding glucosamine-6-phosphate deaminase NagB-II, protein MTESLLSLEAKETPARVAEQIEENEHTIAKLGSHLKIMQPRFIYMVGRGSSDHASGFAKYLFETETGVPVVGAAPSVTSIYQKNMRLEKSLVLVVSQSGRSPDIIQQAKMAREAGAFVVAIVNDENSPLADIIDVILPLKAGEQKAIGATKTFLTTLSALLQLAATWSQNKALKKSIHQLPEFLTQAINSPALLTPEDFANTKNCAILGRGFGYSVARETAMKLTGLCGIHAESFSTAEFLHGGVGLAEHKLKIFNTLIKDESYQSHMAQIKQFEQNHIPISHVQQSLKNIPPRLQPLTFLQRFYLDLAPIALARGIDINNPPGLQKITRTV, encoded by the coding sequence ATGACTGAATCTTTATTATCGCTAGAAGCTAAAGAAACACCTGCCCGAGTTGCCGAGCAAATTGAAGAAAACGAACATACAATTGCAAAATTAGGCTCTCATTTAAAAATAATGCAGCCCAGATTTATTTATATGGTTGGTAGAGGTTCATCTGACCATGCCAGTGGATTTGCCAAGTATTTATTTGAAACCGAAACAGGCGTACCTGTTGTTGGGGCAGCACCTTCGGTAACGAGTATTTACCAAAAAAACATGCGGCTTGAAAAATCTCTTGTATTAGTCGTTTCGCAATCAGGCCGAAGCCCTGACATTATTCAGCAAGCCAAAATGGCTCGCGAAGCTGGCGCTTTTGTAGTAGCGATTGTGAATGACGAAAATTCTCCACTGGCCGATATCATTGATGTTATTTTACCGCTAAAAGCGGGAGAGCAAAAAGCAATTGGCGCAACCAAAACTTTTTTAACAACCCTGTCAGCCTTATTGCAACTGGCTGCAACTTGGTCACAAAATAAAGCGCTCAAAAAATCCATTCATCAGTTACCAGAGTTTCTTACTCAAGCCATTAATAGCCCCGCATTGTTAACCCCTGAAGATTTTGCCAATACTAAAAATTGCGCCATTCTTGGTAGAGGCTTTGGTTATTCAGTTGCCCGAGAAACGGCAATGAAACTAACCGGCTTATGTGGTATTCATGCAGAATCATTTAGTACGGCTGAATTTTTACATGGGGGGGTGGGTTTAGCTGAACATAAGTTAAAAATTTTTAATACCTTAATTAAAGACGAGTCTTATCAGTCGCACATGGCACAAATTAAGCAATTTGAACAAAATCACATCCCTATCTCTCATGTTCAGCAATCGCTCAAAAACATTCCGCCAAGGTTACAGCCTTTAACTTTTTTACAACGATTTTATTTAGATTTAGCGCCAATCGCTTTAGCAAGAGGCATTGATATAAATAATCCGCCCGGCTTACAAAAAATAACCCGCACGGTTTAA
- a CDS encoding BadF/BadG/BcrA/BcrD ATPase family protein codes for MTLSNLLIAIDAGGTKCHAILYDTAQQKTLAQVKTGSANLASNYSSALSNIQQACTDVLKQVGLTDSNLAKLAVYAGLAGVNFPQIAKKLSQWQHPFKSFGFTTDLHLACYGAHQNSQGNVIIVGTGSCGIAISKTKSVVLGGYGHKLGDQASGAWIGQQAVQVSLLTLDGLLKPNVLTQAICNVSQINSPAELSQYWHTANPAQFSELADIVFSCAQQQDEQAILIINQAARYIEQLFNQLLKTQAGPTCIVGGISKRITPWLSQSVKTQLSEAQTEPVYGALTLYQNPALCLN; via the coding sequence ATGACGCTCAGTAATTTATTAATTGCAATAGATGCAGGCGGTACTAAATGCCATGCTATTTTGTATGATACAGCGCAACAAAAAACACTAGCGCAAGTAAAAACCGGCTCAGCTAATTTAGCATCAAATTATTCATCAGCGTTAAGCAATATTCAGCAAGCTTGCACGGATGTATTAAAACAAGTTGGTTTAACAGATTCAAACTTGGCTAAGCTAGCTGTTTATGCAGGCTTAGCAGGTGTCAATTTTCCACAAATTGCCAAAAAGCTCTCGCAATGGCAACATCCTTTTAAATCATTTGGTTTCACCACAGACCTACATTTAGCTTGCTATGGCGCACATCAAAATAGCCAAGGCAATGTGATTATTGTTGGCACCGGCAGTTGCGGCATTGCGATAAGCAAAACAAAATCGGTTGTGCTGGGGGGTTATGGCCATAAATTAGGCGATCAGGCATCTGGCGCCTGGATAGGTCAACAAGCTGTTCAGGTTAGTCTATTAACGTTAGATGGTTTACTAAAACCCAATGTGCTAACCCAAGCTATTTGCAACGTTAGTCAAATAAATAGTCCTGCTGAATTAAGCCAGTATTGGCATACGGCTAACCCAGCTCAATTTTCTGAACTTGCTGATATTGTTTTTTCGTGTGCTCAACAGCAAGACGAACAAGCCATTTTAATTATTAATCAAGCTGCGCGCTATATTGAACAGTTATTTAATCAACTATTAAAAACACAAGCGGGTCCAACTTGCATTGTAGGTGGTATCAGTAAACGAATAACGCCTTGGTTAAGCCAAAGTGTAAAAACGCAACTTAGCGAAGCACAAACAGAGCCTGTATATGGCGCGCTAACGCTATACCAAAACCCAGCTTTGTGCTTAAATTAA
- a CDS encoding BON domain-containing protein — translation MKYLKLIFACIIIQQLSGCAVALFAGAASTTAVVASDRRDVDTQLTDLSIEREINKWIEESPSLAKQTNIKVVSHNKNVLLIGQAPSGMLRDKVANLASTHGDLHDLYNEIRISKTTTPAQRTKDSWLTTKIKTRMLADKELDGQQVKIMTENGEVFLMGMLTAYEKKIAITIARNMDGVNRVIEIFEPYTKTNNDAQ, via the coding sequence ATGAAATACTTAAAGTTAATTTTTGCCTGCATTATCATTCAGCAATTATCAGGCTGTGCAGTCGCACTATTTGCTGGTGCAGCTAGCACGACCGCAGTTGTCGCCAGTGATAGACGCGATGTTGATACGCAGCTGACTGATTTATCCATTGAGCGTGAGATCAATAAATGGATTGAAGAGTCACCTAGCCTTGCTAAACAAACTAATATTAAAGTGGTCAGTCATAATAAAAACGTATTATTAATTGGGCAAGCCCCTTCTGGTATGCTCAGAGACAAAGTTGCAAATTTAGCCAGTACACATGGCGATCTCCATGATTTATATAATGAAATCAGGATTAGCAAAACAACCACACCTGCGCAACGCACCAAAGACTCTTGGCTCACCACAAAAATCAAAACCAGAATGTTGGCAGATAAAGAATTAGATGGCCAACAAGTTAAAATTATGACCGAAAATGGTGAAGTGTTTTTAATGGGCATGCTCACAGCGTATGAGAAAAAAATCGCGATTACCATCGCCCGCAATATGGATGGCGTAAATAGAGTGATTGAGATTTTTGAACCCTACACGAAAACAAATAATGACGCTCAGTAA
- the rpmG gene encoding 50S ribosomal protein L33 → MRDKIRLVSSAGTGFFYTTDKNKKNMPGKFEIKKFDPVVRKHVMFKEAKIK, encoded by the coding sequence ATGCGCGATAAAATCCGATTGGTTTCTAGTGCCGGTACTGGTTTTTTCTACACTACCGACAAAAACAAAAAGAACATGCCTGGCAAGTTTGAAATTAAAAAATTTGATCCAGTTGTTCGTAAACACGTGATGTTCAAAGAAGCTAAAATTAAGTAA
- a CDS encoding D-sedoheptulose-7-phosphate isomerase: MQELIKQSFTESIHTKIAALDVLAPIIENAAQIMLNALLAEKKILCCGDRFSHSVASTLANALNYRLEHERPSLPAMALSADPVLMSMLSDEDKATQQFSTQLRAIAQAGDVLVIASAYPNSPTSLRTIEAALSKDMLVVALTGSDGGEISGLLGPNDVEIRIPSDKAIRINEVHQLVAHSICDAIEQTLFPGM, from the coding sequence ATGCAAGAATTAATTAAACAAAGCTTTACTGAAAGTATTCATACCAAAATAGCCGCGCTTGATGTACTAGCGCCCATTATTGAAAACGCAGCGCAAATAATGCTTAACGCGTTATTGGCTGAAAAAAAGATACTCTGCTGTGGTGATAGATTTTCCCATTCAGTGGCTAGCACGCTCGCTAATGCCTTAAATTACAGATTAGAGCATGAACGCCCAAGCTTACCGGCGATGGCGCTGTCAGCAGATCCTGTATTAATGTCAATGTTGAGCGATGAAGACAAAGCCACTCAGCAATTTTCAACTCAGCTTAGAGCTATCGCACAAGCCGGCGATGTATTAGTGATTGCCAGTGCTTATCCAAACTCACCAACTTCACTCAGAACAATAGAAGCTGCGTTATCAAAAGATATGTTAGTAGTTGCCTTAACGGGCAGTGATGGTGGCGAAATTTCTGGTTTGCTAGGCCCTAACGACGTGGAGATAAGAATACCTTCCGATAAAGCGATCCGCATTAACGAAGTGCACCAATTAGTCGCTCATAGTATTTGTGATGCAATTGAGCAAACTCTCTTTCCTGGAATGTAA
- a CDS encoding YraN family protein, producing MHLKNLLNKRIIGQGYEKAAETFLAKKGVTTIERNFNCKLGEIDLICQAGETLVFVEVRYRNNKSHGGAASSISPAKQRKVKKAALFYLQQQNINVNHCAIRFDVVTIDGEITNLNWIKNAF from the coding sequence TTGCACTTAAAAAACCTGCTCAATAAACGCATTATTGGCCAAGGCTACGAAAAAGCCGCCGAAACCTTTTTAGCTAAAAAAGGGGTAACCACTATTGAGCGAAATTTTAACTGTAAATTGGGCGAAATCGACTTAATTTGTCAGGCTGGTGAAACATTGGTATTTGTAGAGGTGCGCTACCGAAACAACAAAAGCCATGGTGGTGCAGCGAGCAGTATCAGTCCAGCTAAACAGCGTAAAGTAAAAAAAGCGGCATTATTTTACCTGCAACAGCAGAATATTAACGTAAACCATTGTGCCATTCGCTTTGATGTCGTTACAATAGACGGTGAAATTACCAACTTAAACTGGATAAAAAACGCGTTTTAG
- the rpmB gene encoding 50S ribosomal protein L28 produces MSKVCQVTGKKPVVGNNRSHAKNATKRRFLPNLQSHRFWVASENRFVKLRVSTKGMRIVDKNGIDAVLADIRANGIKI; encoded by the coding sequence ATGTCTAAAGTATGCCAAGTAACTGGTAAAAAGCCTGTAGTGGGTAACAACCGCTCACACGCTAAAAATGCGACTAAGCGTCGTTTTTTACCAAACTTACAATCGCACCGTTTTTGGGTAGCGAGTGAGAACCGTTTTGTTAAACTGCGTGTATCCACTAAAGGTATGCGTATCGTTGACAAAAATGGTATTGATGCAGTATTAGCAGATATCCGTGCAAACGGTATTAAAATATAA
- a CDS encoding penicillin-binding protein activator has product MIKHTKFYHVSVLISCFALLASCGTAPTKISKQTPITKPSAEQVKTISANEYIKRANNAESIEQTVVWYVRAADAYLYEQAPTKALGILSELNTNLMSEFIQQQYLLFKAEAYIEFEQYTQAYPLIKSLNTFQGFEARLLKAKASAATNTQHYLAGAKSRIELKKWLTDDEQVQQQNDLIWQDLVHLETAAFNFFQEPDQAEFSGWLELLKITEQNADSPANMLLKVKQWQSQYPSHPAAQQLPKGLQLALLQKPYAPEHITVILPLSGPFLKQGQAIQQGISASYFEQKLSRSPTITYLDSHKLDWSSLTTLETDFIIGPLLKDNIKKFQQAKLTTPVLYLNELTEIEIAQPTVNKIDVNQPLSTKQALASNSSANSTTDSSQNSSENSLNSKAKPDIDNSLVKQITDENTASAQVKSFSFTLSPEMEAKQAAHKMFELGYQKPIVFAANNSYGKRMSDAFIQTYRELNDSDIELSFFSNTQEMESSVTQLMETQQSKDRIKTMRTLLGRGVKFESDARNRRDIDAIYIIGDPTQTRILKPYIDVNTSPFAPIIPIYASSLSYSSKLNNADLRDLNQIIFSDMPWILPGRANRNKLAHQMQLAWRNTNDQLSRLFAFGFDAYQLIPHLAQMTVFPNYHLAGMSGELSLSSSQQIERTLKWAKFDHGRVINLALKKPAQ; this is encoded by the coding sequence ATGATTAAACATACAAAATTTTACCACGTAAGCGTTTTAATAAGCTGCTTTGCATTACTTGCAAGTTGCGGTACTGCGCCAACTAAAATCAGCAAGCAAACGCCTATTACTAAACCTTCGGCTGAGCAGGTTAAAACAATCTCGGCCAATGAATATATCAAACGGGCGAATAATGCTGAGTCAATTGAACAAACCGTTGTTTGGTATGTACGAGCCGCAGATGCTTATCTATATGAACAAGCACCAACAAAAGCACTAGGTATTTTATCTGAATTAAATACCAACTTAATGAGTGAGTTTATTCAGCAGCAATATTTGCTATTTAAAGCCGAAGCTTATATTGAATTTGAGCAATACACCCAAGCTTATCCTTTAATAAAATCATTAAATACATTTCAAGGATTTGAAGCAAGGCTATTAAAAGCCAAAGCCAGTGCAGCAACAAACACTCAGCATTATTTAGCGGGTGCAAAAAGCCGTATTGAATTAAAAAAATGGTTAACGGATGACGAACAAGTTCAACAGCAAAACGATCTTATTTGGCAAGATTTAGTTCATCTAGAAACCGCAGCCTTTAACTTTTTTCAAGAGCCAGACCAAGCTGAGTTTTCAGGCTGGCTTGAATTGCTGAAAATCACCGAACAAAATGCCGATTCGCCAGCCAATATGTTGCTAAAAGTTAAACAGTGGCAATCGCAATATCCATCGCATCCAGCTGCACAGCAGCTACCTAAAGGTTTACAATTAGCTTTATTGCAAAAACCCTACGCCCCAGAGCACATTACGGTTATTTTGCCACTCAGCGGTCCTTTTTTAAAACAAGGGCAAGCCATTCAGCAAGGCATTAGTGCATCTTATTTTGAGCAAAAGCTTTCTCGTTCACCAACCATTACTTATTTAGACAGCCACAAGCTCGACTGGAGCAGTTTAACAACCTTAGAAACTGATTTTATTATTGGCCCATTATTAAAAGACAATATAAAAAAATTCCAGCAGGCTAAATTAACAACACCCGTTTTATATTTAAATGAGCTAACCGAGATTGAAATTGCCCAGCCAACCGTAAATAAAATTGACGTCAACCAGCCATTATCAACAAAGCAAGCGTTGGCATCAAATTCAAGTGCTAATTCAACAACGGATTCAAGCCAAAATTCAAGTGAAAATTCATTAAATAGCAAAGCTAAGCCTGATATAGATAACAGTTTAGTGAAACAAATCACTGACGAAAATACGGCTAGCGCTCAGGTTAAAAGTTTTAGTTTTACGCTCAGCCCTGAAATGGAAGCTAAACAAGCCGCGCATAAAATGTTTGAGCTTGGTTATCAAAAACCGATTGTTTTTGCTGCAAACAATAGTTACGGAAAACGCATGAGCGACGCTTTTATCCAAACTTATCGCGAATTAAACGATAGCGACATTGAGTTATCGTTTTTTAGTAATACCCAAGAAATGGAATCAAGTGTTACCCAGTTAATGGAAACCCAACAGAGCAAAGATCGCATAAAAACGATGCGCACTTTATTGGGCCGCGGGGTAAAATTTGAGTCTGATGCCAGAAACCGACGTGATATTGATGCAATTTATATTATTGGCGATCCAACTCAAACTCGAATTCTAAAGCCTTATATCGATGTAAATACCTCACCTTTTGCGCCTATTATACCTATTTATGCCAGCTCGCTTAGTTATAGCAGTAAACTCAACAATGCTGATTTACGCGACTTAAACCAAATTATTTTCAGCGATATGCCATGGATTTTACCGGGCCGTGCTAACCGAAATAAGCTGGCCCACCAAATGCAGTTGGCTTGGCGTAATACCAATGATCAACTATCCAGATTATTTGCATTTGGCTTTGATGCCTATCAGCTTATTCCTCATTTAGCGCAAATGACGGTTTTTCCAAATTATCATTTAGCGGGGATGAGTGGTGAATTAAGCCTTAGTTCAAGTCAACAAATTGAGCGGACCCTGAAATGGGCAAAATTTGATCACGGCCGAGTTATCAACCTTGCACTTAAAAAACCTGCTCAATAA